The Virgibacillus sp. SK37 region TTGGTCATTTGTTTCATCATTTTCTTCATTTCTTCAAATTGTTTTAATAATCGGTTTACCTGAGAAACAGAGGTCCCAGATCCTTTAGCAATCCTTTTCTTGCGACTTGCGTTCATAATACTTGGGTCTTTCCGTTCTTTTTTTGTCATCGATTGAATGATTGCTTCCACATGTGAAAGTTGTTTTTCATCAATTTGAGCGTTTTTAAGACCTTTCATTTTATTAGCACCAGGGATCATAGACATTAACTCATCCAATGGACCCATATTTTTCACTTGACCCATTTGCTCGAGGAAATCATCGAAAGTAAAAGACATCGTCCGCATTTTTTCTTCCAATTCCTTTGCCTGCTTCTCATCCACATTTGTCTGAGCTTTTTCAATCAGTGACAGGACATCCCCCATGCCTAAAATCCTTGATGCCATACGGTCTGGATGGAATGCCTCAAGCTGGTCCAGTTTTTCTCCCATACCAGCAAATTTAATTGGTTTGTCCGTGACTGCTTTTATTGAAAGAGCAGCGCCTCCACGAGTGTCGCCATCAAGTTTTGTTAATACAACACCTGAAATATCCAATTGATCATTAAAGCTTTCAGCGACGTTTACTGCGTCTTGACCTGTCATAGCATCTACAACTAAAAATATTTCATCAGGTTTAACAGATGATTTAATTTGCTGCAATTCATCCATTAGATCATTATCAACATGTAAACGACCAGCAGTGTCAATAATTACATAATCCCGATGTTCTTCTTTTGCCTTTTCAATAGATTGTTTGGCAATATCCACTGGGTTCGCATCGCTTCCCATGGAAAATACAGGCATATCAAGCTGTTGGCCTAATGTTTCCAATTGATTTATAGCCGCAGGACGATACACATCACACGCGACCAATAGTGGTGATCTATTATGCTTTTTACGCAAGTGGTTAGCCAGCTTACCCGTTGTTGTTGTTTTACCTGCACCTTGTAGACCAACCATCATAATTACTGTAGGAGAGCGGTCAGCCACAGCTATTTTACTTTGTTCTCCGCCCATTAGTTCACATAGTTCGTCTTGAACAACCTTAATAACCTGTTGACCAGGAGTCAAACTTTCCATTACTTCTTGGCCAATAGCTCGTTCTTTAATCCGTTTAATTAAATCTTTAACTACTTTGAAGTTAACATCAGCCTCTAATAAGGCAAGACGTACTTCTCTTGTCATTTCTTTTACGTCCTGTTCAGAGACCTTCCCTTTACCAGTAATCTTCTTTATTGTACTCTGTAAACGGTCGGCCAACCCTTCAAATGCCATA contains the following coding sequences:
- the ffh gene encoding signal recognition particle protein, producing the protein MAFEGLADRLQSTIKKITGKGKVSEQDVKEMTREVRLALLEADVNFKVVKDLIKRIKERAIGQEVMESLTPGQQVIKVVQDELCELMGGEQSKIAVADRSPTVIMMVGLQGAGKTTTTGKLANHLRKKHNRSPLLVACDVYRPAAINQLETLGQQLDMPVFSMGSDANPVDIAKQSIEKAKEEHRDYVIIDTAGRLHVDNDLMDELQQIKSSVKPDEIFLVVDAMTGQDAVNVAESFNDQLDISGVVLTKLDGDTRGGAALSIKAVTDKPIKFAGMGEKLDQLEAFHPDRMASRILGMGDVLSLIEKAQTNVDEKQAKELEEKMRTMSFTFDDFLEQMGQVKNMGPLDELMSMIPGANKMKGLKNAQIDEKQLSHVEAIIQSMTKKERKDPSIMNASRKKRIAKGSGTSVSQVNRLLKQFEEMKKMMKQMTNMQKGKKGKGLNFPFM